A single region of the Thunnus maccoyii chromosome 10, fThuMac1.1, whole genome shotgun sequence genome encodes:
- the u2af2a gene encoding U2 small nuclear RNA auxiliary factor 2a isoform X1, whose amino-acid sequence MSDFDEFERQLSENKQAERDKENRHHRRSSSRSRSRERKRRSRDRDRRSRDRRGDSKERRHRRSSPSSYPQDNAGSRSPHREKKKKVKKYWDVPPPGFEHITPMQYKAMQAAGQIPATALLPTMTPDGLAVTPTPVPVVGSQMTRQARRLYVGNIPFGITEESMMDFFNAQMRLGGLTQAPGNPVLAVQINQDKNFAFLEFRSVDETTQAMAFDGIIFQGQSLKIRRPHDYQPLPGMSENPSVYVPGTQPINGVVSTVVPDSAHKLFIGGLPNYLNDDQVKELLTSFGPLKAFNLVKDSATGLSKGYAFCEYVDVNLNDQAIAGLNGMQLGDKKLLVQRASVGSKNATLTSINQTPVTLQVPGLNSSVTQMGGLPTEVLCLMNMVAPEELLDDEEYEEIVEDVRDECSKYGQVKSIEIPRPVDGLEVPGTGKIFVEFMSVFDSQKAMQGLTGRKFANRVVVTKYCDPDAYHRRDFW is encoded by the exons ATGTCGGACTTCGACGAATTTGAAAGACAgctgtctgaaaacaaacaag CTGAAAGGGACAAAGAGAACCGCCACCACCGCCGCTCCTCTTCCCGCAGCCGtagcagagagaggaaaaggaggagcaGAGACAGGGATAGACGCAGCAGGGACCGCCGTGGGGACAGTAAGGAGCGCAGACACAGACGCAG CTCACCATCCAGCTACCCCCAGGACAATGCTGGAAG TCGTTCTCCGCATcgtgagaagaagaagaaggtgaagAAGTACTGGGATGTTCCCCCGCCTGGTTTTGAACACATCACTCCCATGCAGTACAAAGCCATGCAAG CTGCAGGCCAGATTCCAGCCACAGCCCTCCTGCCAACCATGACTCCAGATGGCCTGGCTGTTACTCCCACCCCTGTACCTGTTGTGGGCAGCCAGATGACCCGGCAGGCCCGCCGACTGTACGTGGGAAACATCCCCTTCGGGATCACAGAg GAGTCCATGATGGACTTCTTCAATGCCCAGATGCGTTTGGGTGGTCTTACTCAGGCCCCTGGAAACCCTGTCCTTGCAGTACAGATCAACCAGGATAAGAATTTTGCCTTCCTTGAG tTCCGCTCAGTGGATGAAACAACACAGGCCATGGCTTTTGATGGCATCATCTTTCAAGGCCAGAGTCTTAAGATTCGCCGTCCCCATGATTACCAGCCCCTGCCCGGCATGAGCGAGAACCCCAGTGTCTATGTGCCTGGTACACAGCCAATTAATG GTGTGGTGTCCACAGTGGTGCCTGACTCGGCTCATAAGCTCTTCATTGGTGGCCTGCCCAACTACTTAAATGATGAccag GTGAAGGAGCTGTTGACGTCTTTTGGCCCCCTGAAGGCCTTTAACTTGGTGAAGGACAGCGCTACAGGCCTATCTAAAGGATATGCCTTTTGTGAATATGTTGATGTCAACCTTAATGACCAG GCTATTGCTGGGCTGAACGGCATGCAGCTGGGAGACAAGAAGCTCCTGGTGCAGAGAGCCAGTGTGGGATCCAAGAACGCCACTCTG ACAAGTATAAACCAGACCCCCGTGACGCTGCAGGTGCCAGGTCTGAATAGCTCAGTGACTCAGATGGGTGGTCTGCCCACCGAGGTGCTGTGTCTGATGAACATGGTGGCACCAGAGGAGCTCCTGGATGATGAAGAGTATGAGGAGATCGTGGAGGACGTCAGGGACGAGTGCAGCAAGTACGGCCAAGTCAAGAGCATTGAGATACCTCGACCTGTGGACGGCCTGGAAGTGCCTGGGACCGGCAAG ATCTTTGTGGAGTTCATGTCAGTTTTTGACTCCCAGAAAGCCATGCAGGGGCTGACAGGAAGGAAGTTCGCCAACAGGGTGGTGGTGACCAAATACTGCGATCCAGACGCATATCACCGCCGGGACTTCTGGTAG
- the u2af2a gene encoding U2 small nuclear RNA auxiliary factor 2a isoform X2, translating to MSDFDEFERQLSENKQAERDKENRHHRRSSSRSRSRERKRRSRDRDRRSRDRRGDSKERRHRRSSPSSYPQDNAGSRSPHREKKKKVKKYWDVPPPGFEHITPMQYKAMQAAGQIPATALLPTMTPDGLAVTPTPVPVVGSQMTRQARRLYVGNIPFGITEESMMDFFNAQMRLGGLTQAPGNPVLAVQINQDKNFAFLEFRSVDETTQAMAFDGIIFQGQSLKIRRPHDYQPLPGMSENPSVYVPGVVSTVVPDSAHKLFIGGLPNYLNDDQVKELLTSFGPLKAFNLVKDSATGLSKGYAFCEYVDVNLNDQAIAGLNGMQLGDKKLLVQRASVGSKNATLTSINQTPVTLQVPGLNSSVTQMGGLPTEVLCLMNMVAPEELLDDEEYEEIVEDVRDECSKYGQVKSIEIPRPVDGLEVPGTGKIFVEFMSVFDSQKAMQGLTGRKFANRVVVTKYCDPDAYHRRDFW from the exons ATGTCGGACTTCGACGAATTTGAAAGACAgctgtctgaaaacaaacaag CTGAAAGGGACAAAGAGAACCGCCACCACCGCCGCTCCTCTTCCCGCAGCCGtagcagagagaggaaaaggaggagcaGAGACAGGGATAGACGCAGCAGGGACCGCCGTGGGGACAGTAAGGAGCGCAGACACAGACGCAG CTCACCATCCAGCTACCCCCAGGACAATGCTGGAAG TCGTTCTCCGCATcgtgagaagaagaagaaggtgaagAAGTACTGGGATGTTCCCCCGCCTGGTTTTGAACACATCACTCCCATGCAGTACAAAGCCATGCAAG CTGCAGGCCAGATTCCAGCCACAGCCCTCCTGCCAACCATGACTCCAGATGGCCTGGCTGTTACTCCCACCCCTGTACCTGTTGTGGGCAGCCAGATGACCCGGCAGGCCCGCCGACTGTACGTGGGAAACATCCCCTTCGGGATCACAGAg GAGTCCATGATGGACTTCTTCAATGCCCAGATGCGTTTGGGTGGTCTTACTCAGGCCCCTGGAAACCCTGTCCTTGCAGTACAGATCAACCAGGATAAGAATTTTGCCTTCCTTGAG tTCCGCTCAGTGGATGAAACAACACAGGCCATGGCTTTTGATGGCATCATCTTTCAAGGCCAGAGTCTTAAGATTCGCCGTCCCCATGATTACCAGCCCCTGCCCGGCATGAGCGAGAACCCCAGTGTCTATGTGCCTG GTGTGGTGTCCACAGTGGTGCCTGACTCGGCTCATAAGCTCTTCATTGGTGGCCTGCCCAACTACTTAAATGATGAccag GTGAAGGAGCTGTTGACGTCTTTTGGCCCCCTGAAGGCCTTTAACTTGGTGAAGGACAGCGCTACAGGCCTATCTAAAGGATATGCCTTTTGTGAATATGTTGATGTCAACCTTAATGACCAG GCTATTGCTGGGCTGAACGGCATGCAGCTGGGAGACAAGAAGCTCCTGGTGCAGAGAGCCAGTGTGGGATCCAAGAACGCCACTCTG ACAAGTATAAACCAGACCCCCGTGACGCTGCAGGTGCCAGGTCTGAATAGCTCAGTGACTCAGATGGGTGGTCTGCCCACCGAGGTGCTGTGTCTGATGAACATGGTGGCACCAGAGGAGCTCCTGGATGATGAAGAGTATGAGGAGATCGTGGAGGACGTCAGGGACGAGTGCAGCAAGTACGGCCAAGTCAAGAGCATTGAGATACCTCGACCTGTGGACGGCCTGGAAGTGCCTGGGACCGGCAAG ATCTTTGTGGAGTTCATGTCAGTTTTTGACTCCCAGAAAGCCATGCAGGGGCTGACAGGAAGGAAGTTCGCCAACAGGGTGGTGGTGACCAAATACTGCGATCCAGACGCATATCACCGCCGGGACTTCTGGTAG